The proteins below are encoded in one region of Micromonospora sp. DSM 45708:
- a CDS encoding alcohol dehydrogenase catalytic domain-containing protein — protein MRALCWEGADALAVRQVPDPELRNAHDMIVRVRRSATCGGDLPLLAGRVPEAATGEVLGQEFVGEVVEVGPEVRRHRVADRVVVGAAIACGACWFCRQGLLACCDNGTSDVAAEPGWGPPAAGCYGRPARLGGFAGGHAEFVRVPYADVGAFAVPDGVDDDRAVFAADAAPAGWHGVELGGVAPGDVVAIWGAGAVGQLTAAAAVARGAARVLVVDEHDDRLRMAARHTGAEPLDHRSVDVLAELRERSGGRGPDVCVDAAGTPAGPARWPAAEPDAGVALREAVHACRKGGTVVVLTGGTTFVDRFPLGAVTEKGLAVRGGARAGSAAIPALLDRMARDELVTEHLATHRLPLDRAAEGYALFRDRADGCVRAVFTP, from the coding sequence GTGAGGGCCCTGTGCTGGGAGGGCGCCGACGCGCTCGCGGTGCGCCAGGTCCCCGACCCGGAGCTGCGCAACGCCCACGACATGATCGTCCGGGTGCGGCGCAGCGCCACCTGCGGCGGCGACCTGCCGCTGCTGGCCGGGCGGGTGCCCGAGGCGGCCACCGGTGAGGTGCTCGGCCAGGAGTTCGTCGGCGAGGTGGTCGAGGTCGGTCCGGAGGTACGCCGGCACCGGGTCGCGGACCGGGTGGTGGTCGGCGCGGCGATCGCCTGCGGGGCCTGCTGGTTCTGCCGGCAGGGGCTGCTGGCCTGCTGCGACAACGGGACCAGCGACGTGGCCGCGGAGCCGGGGTGGGGACCACCGGCCGCCGGGTGCTACGGCCGGCCGGCCCGCCTCGGTGGCTTCGCCGGCGGCCACGCCGAGTTCGTCCGGGTGCCGTACGCCGACGTGGGCGCGTTCGCCGTGCCGGACGGGGTCGACGACGACCGGGCGGTCTTCGCCGCGGACGCCGCGCCGGCCGGCTGGCACGGGGTCGAGCTGGGCGGTGTCGCCCCGGGTGACGTGGTGGCGATCTGGGGCGCGGGCGCGGTGGGACAGCTCACCGCGGCGGCGGCCGTGGCCCGCGGCGCGGCCCGGGTGCTCGTGGTCGACGAGCACGACGACCGGCTGCGGATGGCCGCCCGGCACACCGGTGCCGAGCCGCTCGACCACCGGTCCGTCGACGTCCTCGCCGAGCTGCGGGAACGCAGCGGCGGCCGGGGGCCGGACGTGTGCGTGGACGCGGCCGGTACGCCGGCCGGTCCGGCGCGGTGGCCGGCCGCCGAACCGGACGCCGGGGTGGCGCTGCGCGAGGCGGTGCACGCCTGCCGCAAGGGCGGCACGGTGGTGGTGCTCACCGGCGGGACGACGTTCGTGGACCGGTTCCCGCTCGGCGCGGTGACCGAGAAGGGGCTGGCCGTGCGCGGCGGCGCCCGGGCCGGCTCGGCCGCCATCCCGGCACTGCTGGACCGGATGGCGCGGGACGAGCTGGTGACCGAGCACCTCGCCACCCACCGGCTGCCGCTGGACCGGGCCGCCGAGGGGTACGCCCTGTTCCGGGACCGGGCGGACGGCTGCGTCCGGGCGGTCTTCACGCCGTGA
- a CDS encoding LuxR C-terminal-related transcriptional regulator, translating into MPEEADRVRFAAGPPTMADGPPLLASRLAPPAPPEPLLRRPRLVDRLERGAAGPVTLLLAPAGWGKTTVLSDWAQVQRAGPAPVWVTVAEGDSTDRLWAYLAAALRAAVAGDPGAGPPVPGDPPRPEQLEALAAALAARERPVLLVLDDLHRVTDPRALAGLEFLLRHADGRLRLVAGARREPPLALHRWRLAGELTVLGADELAFTADEVADLLVAYGVPVPAEAVPRLAERTAGWPAGLRLATLALGADPARAVERVAGDQPDVAAYLRDEVLAPLNPEARDVLRRGAVAVAVCADLAAAVTGRADAGRLLAEAARVGGFVQQDGGSPPWYRPHPLLADLLRDELARLPAGELVELHRRAAGWFAAHGRPAEALRHALAAGEWADATGLLVARWPELAPDEPARPGPPAPPEPPAEAVRRDPELALAASAERAYAGDPAAADALLRRAVAHAADLPAPRRDRFRRLATAVELSLARLGGDHAEVRRAAARLLATAPAPQDDTAGADTGPDVAGADMRSPVGVSGADPRAGGVDVDDVRAVAGAARGLVALAEGDLREAGGRFGAALVAARRAGRPRTELLCASRSALLEAARGALRTAEERAREALSMPPCQGWSSRLDCGYANLALALVAWHRDRPAEAAAHLALAGAAGAEPGGATLAALCRAGLLADGGEPAAALRTLAAARATAPGPELGAWLTAGEAQLRAAVGDPGGARALVDAAGDDPPDPALALVSARLWLRAGDARAAERALPDWTGPGAEGWPLPVRLGAGLLDAALAGAAGDGRRAGRLLEEALALAEPDGCRRVFTRAEPGVRDLLASHLDSGTAYWATVSDLARGVDASGVDGVPAGPARALDEPLTERELTILRYLQSILTNVEIAAELSLSVNTVKTHVRNVYRKLDATRRREAVRRARELRLI; encoded by the coding sequence ATGCCGGAGGAGGCCGACCGGGTCCGGTTCGCCGCCGGGCCACCAACCATGGCCGACGGCCCGCCGTTGCTGGCGTCCCGGTTGGCGCCGCCCGCGCCGCCCGAGCCACTGCTGCGGCGTCCCCGGCTGGTGGACCGGCTGGAGCGGGGTGCGGCGGGACCGGTCACGCTGCTCCTCGCGCCGGCCGGCTGGGGCAAGACGACGGTGCTGTCCGACTGGGCACAGGTGCAGCGGGCGGGTCCGGCGCCGGTCTGGGTGACCGTGGCGGAGGGCGACAGCACGGATCGGCTCTGGGCGTACCTGGCCGCGGCGCTGCGCGCCGCTGTCGCCGGTGACCCGGGGGCCGGGCCGCCGGTGCCGGGCGACCCGCCCCGGCCGGAGCAGCTCGAGGCGCTCGCCGCCGCGCTCGCCGCCCGCGAGCGCCCGGTGCTGCTGGTCCTGGACGACCTGCACCGGGTGACCGATCCGCGGGCGCTGGCCGGGCTGGAGTTCCTGCTCCGCCACGCCGACGGGCGGCTACGGCTGGTGGCCGGCGCGCGGCGGGAACCACCGCTGGCCCTGCACCGGTGGCGGTTGGCCGGCGAGCTGACCGTGCTCGGCGCGGACGAGCTGGCGTTCACCGCCGACGAGGTGGCCGACCTGCTGGTCGCGTACGGCGTGCCGGTCCCGGCCGAGGCGGTGCCCCGGCTCGCCGAGCGGACCGCCGGCTGGCCGGCCGGGCTGCGCCTGGCCACGCTGGCGCTGGGCGCCGACCCGGCGCGGGCCGTGGAGCGCGTCGCCGGCGACCAGCCCGACGTCGCCGCGTACCTGCGTGACGAGGTGCTCGCGCCGCTGAACCCGGAGGCGCGTGACGTCCTGCGCCGGGGCGCGGTGGCGGTCGCGGTCTGCGCCGACCTGGCCGCCGCGGTGACCGGGCGGGCCGACGCCGGGCGCCTGCTGGCCGAGGCGGCCCGGGTGGGCGGCTTCGTCCAGCAGGACGGGGGCAGCCCGCCCTGGTACCGGCCGCACCCGCTGCTGGCCGACCTGCTCCGCGACGAGCTGGCCCGGCTGCCCGCCGGCGAGCTGGTCGAGCTGCACCGGCGGGCGGCCGGCTGGTTCGCCGCGCACGGCCGGCCGGCCGAGGCGCTGCGGCACGCACTGGCGGCCGGCGAGTGGGCCGACGCCACCGGGTTGCTGGTCGCCCGCTGGCCGGAACTGGCTCCGGACGAGCCGGCCCGGCCCGGCCCGCCCGCCCCGCCCGAGCCTCCCGCCGAGGCGGTACGCCGGGACCCGGAGCTGGCGCTGGCCGCGTCGGCCGAGCGGGCGTACGCCGGGGACCCGGCCGCCGCCGACGCGTTGCTGCGGCGCGCGGTGGCGCACGCGGCGGACCTGCCGGCACCGCGCCGCGACCGGTTCCGCCGGCTGGCCACCGCGGTCGAGCTGAGCCTGGCCCGGCTCGGCGGGGACCACGCCGAGGTACGCCGGGCCGCCGCCCGCCTGCTCGCGACCGCCCCCGCACCGCAGGACGACACCGCCGGTGCGGACACCGGGCCCGACGTGGCCGGGGCCGACATGCGGTCGCCGGTCGGCGTTTCGGGGGCCGATCCCCGGGCCGGGGGCGTCGACGTGGACGACGTGCGGGCGGTCGCCGGGGCCGCGCGGGGGCTGGTCGCGCTCGCCGAGGGTGACCTGCGGGAGGCGGGTGGGCGGTTCGGGGCGGCGCTGGTCGCGGCGCGTCGGGCCGGTCGGCCGCGCACCGAGCTGCTCTGCGCCAGCCGGTCGGCGCTGCTGGAGGCGGCCCGGGGCGCGCTGCGTACCGCCGAGGAGCGCGCCCGGGAGGCCCTGTCGATGCCGCCCTGCCAGGGCTGGTCGTCGCGGCTGGACTGCGGCTACGCGAACCTGGCGTTGGCGCTGGTGGCCTGGCACCGGGACCGGCCGGCGGAGGCCGCGGCCCACCTGGCGCTCGCCGGTGCGGCCGGCGCGGAGCCGGGCGGGGCGACGCTGGCGGCGCTCTGCCGGGCCGGGCTGCTGGCCGACGGCGGGGAGCCGGCCGCCGCGCTGCGCACGCTCGCCGCGGCCCGGGCGACCGCGCCCGGGCCCGAGCTGGGCGCGTGGCTCACCGCCGGCGAGGCCCAGCTCCGGGCCGCGGTCGGCGATCCGGGCGGGGCCCGCGCGCTGGTGGACGCGGCCGGCGACGACCCGCCCGACCCGGCGCTGGCGTTGGTCTCCGCCCGACTGTGGCTGCGGGCCGGTGACGCCCGCGCGGCCGAGCGGGCGCTGCCGGACTGGACCGGGCCCGGCGCGGAGGGCTGGCCGCTGCCGGTACGGCTGGGTGCGGGGCTGCTCGACGCGGCGCTGGCCGGGGCGGCCGGCGACGGTCGGCGGGCCGGGCGGCTGCTGGAGGAGGCGCTGGCGTTGGCCGAGCCGGACGGCTGCCGGCGCGTGTTCACCCGGGCCGAGCCGGGGGTACGCGACCTGCTGGCCAGCCACCTGGACTCCGGCACGGCGTACTGGGCGACGGTCAGCGACCTGGCCCGTGGCGTCGACGCGTCGGGGGTGGACGGCGTGCCGGCCGGGCCGGCGCGGGCGCTGGACGAGCCGCTCACCGAGCGGGAGCTGACCATCCTGCGGTATCTCCAGAGCATCCTGACCAACGTGGAGATCGCCGCCGAGCTGTCGCTCTCGGTCAACACGGTGAAGACGCACGTGCGCAACGTCTACCGCAAGCTCGACGCGACCCGCCGCCGGGAGGCGGTACGGCGGGCGCGCGAGCTGCGGTTGATCTGA
- a CDS encoding DsbA family protein, producing MTTPLQVTTARLRVPVTDRDHVRGPADAPVTVVEYGDFQCRFCGAAYPNLAEVLRQRTDVVRLAYRHFPITNVHPYAEHAAETAEAAGARGRFWEMHDWLYEHQDQLDPVHLSLGVEQIGLPPDELGAEVGRQVHADRVRRDFVGGIRSGVNGTPTLFVNDIRHDGGYDLAELLAVVDAAADT from the coding sequence ATGACCACCCCGTTGCAGGTCACCACCGCCCGGCTGCGGGTCCCGGTCACCGACCGGGACCACGTCCGCGGCCCGGCCGACGCCCCGGTCACCGTCGTCGAGTACGGCGACTTCCAGTGCCGGTTCTGCGGCGCCGCGTACCCGAACCTGGCCGAGGTGCTGCGCCAGCGGACCGACGTGGTGCGGTTGGCGTACCGCCACTTCCCCATCACCAACGTCCACCCGTACGCGGAACACGCGGCGGAGACCGCCGAGGCGGCCGGCGCGCGGGGCCGGTTCTGGGAGATGCACGACTGGCTCTACGAGCACCAGGACCAGCTCGACCCGGTGCACCTGTCGCTCGGTGTCGAGCAGATCGGGCTGCCGCCCGACGAACTCGGCGCGGAGGTGGGGCGGCAGGTCCACGCCGACCGGGTCCGGCGGGACTTCGTCGGCGGCATCCGCAGCGGCGTCAACGGCACGCCCACGCTCTTCGTCAACGACATCCGCCACGACGGCGGCTACGACCTGGCCGAGCTGCTGGCCGTGGTGGACGCCGCCGCCGACACCTGA
- a CDS encoding redoxin domain-containing protein yields MSDPNGLITPGQAAPDFTLPASPDAREVGPGQFRGRPVVLAFYPADWTPVCGDQMALYQAALPELERYGAVLLGISVDSVDSHRAFAQSRGIRFPLLADFEPKGEVSRRYGAYAPRGQSDRALVVIDTDGRVAWSHLSPPEVNPGVDGILDALEQLGTDRRVSAR; encoded by the coding sequence ATGAGTGATCCGAACGGGCTGATCACGCCCGGGCAGGCCGCGCCCGATTTCACGCTGCCCGCGTCGCCCGACGCGCGGGAGGTGGGCCCCGGGCAGTTCCGTGGCCGGCCGGTCGTGCTGGCCTTCTACCCGGCCGACTGGACGCCGGTGTGCGGCGACCAGATGGCGCTCTACCAGGCCGCCCTGCCCGAGCTGGAACGGTACGGCGCGGTGCTGCTGGGCATCTCGGTGGACAGCGTCGACTCGCACCGGGCGTTCGCGCAGAGCCGGGGCATCCGGTTCCCGCTGCTGGCCGACTTCGAGCCCAAGGGCGAGGTGTCCCGCCGCTACGGCGCGTACGCCCCGCGCGGGCAGTCGGACCGGGCGCTCGTGGTGATCGACACCGACGGCCGGGTGGCCTGGAGCCACCTCTCCCCGCCCGAGGTGAACCCGGGCGTGGACGGCATCCTCGACGCCCTGGAACAACTCGGCACCGATCGGCGGGTGAGCGCGCGATGA
- a CDS encoding cellulose binding domain-containing protein has translation MRRSLAGLAAVALAATVATVVVPLVATGVPPAAAAAVEPYTWKNVRIDGGGFVPGIVFNPTEKNLIYARTDIGGAYRWEQATRSWTPLLDWVGADRWGWNGVVSLATDPVQTNRVYAAVGMYTNDWDPNHGAILRSTDKGATWQATELPFKNGGNMPGRGMGERLAVDPNRNSVLYYGAEGGNGLWRSTDYGATWAKVANFPNVGNYRADPNDSSGYQSQNQGLTWVSFDKSTGTAGAATKTIYVGVADKQNPVYRSTDAGATWERIPGQPTGYLAHKGVVDPVGGFLYLATSDTGGPYDGGKGDVWKFNRATGAWTQISPVPSSSGDAYFGYSGLTIDRQHPNTLMVATQVSWWPDAIFWRSTDGGATWTRIWEFTSYPNRSKKYTMDVSSVPWLTFGTNPAPPEESPKLGWMNESLEIDPFDSDRMMYGTGATIYGTTGLTKWDTGGTFTITPMVKGLEETAVLDLVSPPSGAPLVSALGDIGGFRHTDLAAVPPMMFTQPGFTSTTSLDYAETKPAIMVRAGNFTDADRPNDSHVAFSTDGGANWFQGTEPGGINNGGTVAASADGSQFVWSPGDAGQQVVRSVGFGNSWTAATGIPANATVESDRVNPNKFYGVSAGKFYVSTNGGAAFTATAATGLPTTGVKFKALPGVEGDVWLAGEGGLWHSTNSGASFTKVTGVSTAVNVGFGKAAPGKTYPALFTVGTVDGTHGVYRSDDAGATWVRINDDQHQYGNAGEALTGDPRVYGRVYLGTNGRGILVADRLGGTPTPTPTSASPTPTSPTPTPTSPSPTPTSPSPTPTSPSPTPTGRGCAATYAVTNSWPGGFQGEVTVRNSGTTPIAGWTLTWTFPDGQRIAQLWSGTYTQTGSAVTVTDAGWNGNLGVGASTTVGFTGTATGGNRTPTVACTAR, from the coding sequence ATGCGCAGAAGTCTCGCCGGCCTGGCCGCCGTCGCACTGGCCGCCACCGTGGCGACCGTCGTCGTGCCGCTCGTCGCCACCGGCGTACCCCCGGCCGCCGCCGCGGCCGTCGAGCCGTACACCTGGAAGAACGTCCGGATCGACGGGGGCGGCTTCGTCCCCGGCATCGTCTTCAACCCGACCGAGAAGAACCTGATCTACGCGCGGACCGACATCGGCGGGGCGTACCGCTGGGAGCAGGCGACCCGGTCGTGGACGCCGCTGCTGGACTGGGTCGGCGCGGACCGGTGGGGCTGGAACGGGGTGGTCAGCCTCGCCACCGACCCGGTGCAGACCAACCGGGTGTACGCGGCGGTCGGCATGTACACCAACGACTGGGACCCGAACCACGGGGCGATCCTGCGCTCGACCGACAAGGGCGCGACCTGGCAGGCCACCGAGCTGCCGTTCAAGAACGGCGGCAACATGCCCGGCCGGGGCATGGGGGAGCGGCTGGCGGTCGACCCGAACCGCAACAGCGTGCTCTACTACGGCGCCGAGGGCGGCAACGGGCTGTGGCGCAGCACCGACTACGGGGCGACCTGGGCCAAGGTCGCCAACTTCCCGAACGTGGGCAACTACCGGGCCGACCCGAACGACAGCAGCGGCTACCAGAGCCAGAACCAGGGCCTGACCTGGGTCAGCTTCGACAAGAGCACCGGCACGGCCGGCGCCGCCACGAAGACGATCTACGTCGGCGTGGCGGACAAGCAGAACCCGGTCTACCGCAGCACCGACGCCGGCGCGACCTGGGAGCGGATTCCCGGCCAGCCCACCGGCTACCTCGCGCACAAGGGCGTGGTGGACCCGGTCGGCGGCTTCCTCTACCTCGCCACCAGCGACACCGGCGGCCCGTACGACGGCGGCAAGGGCGACGTGTGGAAGTTCAACCGGGCCACCGGCGCGTGGACGCAGATCAGCCCGGTGCCGTCGTCGAGCGGCGACGCGTACTTCGGCTACTCCGGGCTGACCATCGACCGCCAGCACCCGAACACGCTCATGGTCGCCACCCAGGTCTCCTGGTGGCCGGACGCGATCTTCTGGCGCAGCACCGACGGCGGCGCGACCTGGACCCGGATCTGGGAGTTCACCAGCTATCCGAACCGGAGCAAGAAGTACACGATGGACGTCAGTTCGGTGCCGTGGCTGACGTTCGGCACCAACCCGGCGCCGCCGGAGGAGTCCCCGAAGCTGGGCTGGATGAACGAGTCGCTGGAGATCGACCCGTTCGACAGTGACCGGATGATGTACGGCACCGGCGCGACGATCTACGGCACCACCGGCCTGACGAAGTGGGACACCGGCGGCACGTTCACCATCACGCCGATGGTGAAGGGGCTGGAGGAGACCGCCGTGCTCGACCTGGTCAGCCCGCCGTCGGGCGCGCCGCTGGTCAGCGCCCTCGGCGACATCGGCGGTTTCCGTCACACCGACCTCGCGGCGGTGCCGCCGATGATGTTCACCCAGCCGGGCTTCACCAGCACCACCAGCCTCGACTACGCGGAGACCAAGCCGGCGATCATGGTCCGGGCCGGTAACTTCACCGACGCGGACCGCCCCAACGACAGCCACGTGGCGTTCTCCACCGACGGCGGCGCGAACTGGTTCCAGGGCACCGAGCCCGGCGGGATCAACAACGGCGGCACGGTGGCCGCGTCCGCCGACGGCAGCCAGTTCGTCTGGTCGCCCGGCGACGCCGGCCAGCAGGTGGTCCGCTCGGTCGGCTTCGGCAACTCGTGGACCGCCGCCACCGGCATCCCGGCCAACGCCACCGTCGAGTCCGACCGGGTCAACCCGAACAAGTTCTACGGCGTCAGCGCCGGGAAGTTCTACGTCAGCACCAACGGCGGGGCGGCGTTCACCGCCACCGCGGCGACCGGCCTGCCCACCACCGGCGTCAAGTTCAAGGCGCTGCCCGGCGTCGAGGGCGACGTCTGGCTGGCCGGCGAGGGTGGCCTCTGGCACTCCACCAACTCCGGCGCGAGTTTCACGAAGGTCACCGGCGTGTCCACGGCGGTGAACGTCGGCTTCGGCAAGGCGGCGCCCGGGAAGACGTACCCGGCGTTGTTCACCGTCGGCACGGTGGACGGCACGCACGGGGTGTACCGCTCCGACGACGCGGGCGCCACCTGGGTGCGGATCAACGACGACCAGCACCAGTACGGCAACGCGGGCGAGGCGCTCACCGGCGACCCGCGCGTCTACGGCCGGGTCTACCTGGGCACCAACGGCCGGGGCATCCTGGTCGCGGACCGCCTCGGCGGCACGCCCACGCCCACGCCGACGTCGGCGAGCCCGACCCCGACCAGCCCGACGCCGACCCCGACGAGCCCTTCGCCGACGCCGACGTCGCCCAGCCCGACGCCGACCTCTCCGTCTCCGACGCCGACCGGACGCGGCTGCGCCGCCACGTACGCGGTGACGAACTCCTGGCCGGGCGGCTTCCAGGGCGAGGTGACGGTCCGCAACTCCGGCACCACGCCGATCGCCGGCTGGACGCTGACCTGGACCTTCCCCGACGGGCAGCGGATCGCCCAGCTCTGGAGCGGGACGTACACCCAGACCGGCTCGGCCGTCACGGTCACCGACGCCGGCTGGAACGGCAACCTCGGCGTCGGCGCGTCGACCACTGTCGGCTTCACCGGTACCGCCACCGGCGGCAACCGCACCCCGACCGTCGCCTGCACCGCGCGCTGA
- a CDS encoding STAS domain-containing protein, whose translation MSLSIVKSVRPGGVVQIAPRGEIDVDTAYEVREAIAEVLAKARPARIELNMRLVTFIDSVGISAMVAGFQTCEVSGVKLVVTEPSRFVHRQLWVTGLLGLFGAPEPWFADDAPEVLPGA comes from the coding sequence GTGAGCCTGTCGATCGTGAAGTCGGTGCGTCCGGGTGGTGTCGTCCAGATCGCGCCCCGTGGGGAGATCGACGTCGACACCGCGTACGAGGTGCGGGAAGCGATCGCCGAGGTGCTCGCGAAGGCCCGTCCCGCCCGCATCGAGCTCAACATGCGGCTCGTCACGTTCATCGACTCGGTCGGCATCAGCGCCATGGTCGCCGGCTTCCAGACCTGCGAGGTCAGCGGCGTCAAGCTCGTGGTCACCGAGCCGAGCCGGTTCGTGCACCGGCAGCTCTGGGTGACCGGCCTGCTCGGTCTCTTCGGCGCGCCGGAGCCCTGGTTCGCCGACGACGCGCCCGAGGTGCTCCCCGGCGCCTGA
- a CDS encoding SRPBCC family protein produces MPGRPRYGTIVRTHDGEGDGLQSSDSFSYTVQARCSRADAVALLGDLSRQGELHPLIVRVRQLPPRSGALASFAITDRLELGPLHFPVTYQADVLIATEDEVVTVARQQPATTVRNHTRLRDEPDGVVRIDVEITLTAPAPLFGYAFRQARAAHLGLAARLGATLEARPA; encoded by the coding sequence TTGCCAGGTCGGCCCCGGTACGGGACGATCGTCCGGACCCACGACGGCGAGGGGGACGGGTTGCAGAGCAGCGACAGCTTCAGCTACACCGTGCAGGCCCGGTGCAGCCGGGCGGACGCGGTGGCCCTGCTCGGCGACCTGAGCCGGCAGGGCGAGCTGCATCCGTTGATCGTGCGGGTCCGGCAGTTGCCGCCCCGGTCGGGCGCGCTGGCCAGCTTCGCGATCACCGACCGTCTGGAGCTCGGTCCGCTGCACTTCCCGGTCACCTACCAGGCGGACGTGTTGATCGCCACCGAGGACGAGGTGGTCACCGTCGCCCGGCAGCAGCCGGCGACCACGGTCCGCAACCACACCCGGCTGCGTGACGAGCCCGACGGCGTGGTGCGGATCGACGTGGAGATCACCCTCACCGCGCCGGCGCCGCTGTTCGGTTACGCGTTCCGCCAGGCACGGGCCGCCCACCTGGGCCTCGCCGCGCGCCTCGGCGCGACCCTGGAGGCTCGGCCGGCCTGA
- a CDS encoding coiled-coil domain-containing protein yields the protein MPPVAPERRTAARMAALLVAMLSLGLATVPVSPASAAPPTSPLAAAPGDDDEGGTPALRAKLDAASKGWLEAKAALSRSVTRQKQLNERLVTIDAELTERDAKVGEIAEVAYRTGRMGTAAALLGSTSPEGFMDRAAALETVAAHEDRTLRELIATRDEAIRTRTALDGEVREQRKQVAVMAKRKEQAEQALEEANNRPSASSGGGSSGSGIRGTSTANAKPAKRNSDGSWPAESCSVDDPTPASGCITPRTLHALQQAKAAGFTRYVSCHRPSGSGEHPKGRACDFAAQKSGFGGVASGGDRTYGNNLAAYFVRNADPLAVLYVIWFKQIWLPSSGWKSYSGGNGDPSSDHTNHVHLSVY from the coding sequence ATGCCCCCAGTGGCACCTGAACGACGAACGGCCGCCCGGATGGCGGCCCTGCTCGTCGCGATGCTGAGCCTCGGCCTCGCGACGGTGCCGGTCTCCCCCGCCTCGGCGGCGCCCCCGACCAGCCCGCTCGCCGCCGCGCCCGGCGACGACGACGAGGGCGGCACGCCGGCGCTGCGCGCCAAACTCGACGCCGCCAGCAAGGGCTGGCTGGAGGCCAAGGCCGCACTGAGCCGGTCGGTGACCCGGCAGAAGCAGCTCAACGAACGACTCGTGACGATCGACGCGGAGCTGACCGAACGCGACGCCAAGGTCGGTGAGATCGCCGAGGTGGCGTACCGCACCGGCCGGATGGGCACCGCCGCGGCGCTGCTCGGCAGCACCAGCCCGGAAGGCTTCATGGACCGGGCCGCCGCCCTGGAGACGGTCGCCGCGCACGAGGACCGGACGCTGCGCGAGCTGATCGCCACTCGCGACGAGGCGATCCGCACCCGTACCGCGCTCGACGGCGAGGTCCGCGAGCAGCGCAAACAGGTCGCGGTGATGGCCAAGCGCAAGGAGCAGGCCGAGCAGGCGCTGGAGGAGGCCAACAACCGGCCGTCCGCCAGCAGCGGCGGCGGCAGCAGCGGCAGCGGCATCCGGGGCACCTCCACGGCGAACGCGAAGCCGGCCAAGCGCAACTCCGACGGCTCCTGGCCGGCGGAGTCGTGCAGCGTCGACGACCCGACGCCGGCCAGCGGCTGCATCACCCCGCGTACGCTGCACGCGCTGCAACAGGCCAAGGCCGCCGGTTTCACCCGGTACGTCTCCTGCCACCGGCCCAGCGGCTCCGGCGAGCACCCGAAGGGCCGGGCCTGCGACTTCGCGGCCCAGAAGAGCGGCTTCGGCGGCGTGGCCAGCGGCGGCGACCGGACGTACGGCAACAACCTGGCCGCGTACTTCGTGCGCAACGCCGACCCGCTCGCCGTGCTCTACGTGATCTGGTTCAAGCAGATCTGGCTGCCCAGCAGCGGTTGGAAGTCGTACAGCGGGGGCAACGGCGACCCGTCCAGCGACCACACCAACCACGTGCACCTGTCGGTGTACTGA
- a CDS encoding cation diffusion facilitator family transporter, producing the protein MGAGHDHSAAVANAAHRHSGRLWAAFALLAVLMVVEAVAAVTTGSLALLSDAGHMFTDVLGIGMALAAITATRRARTDPQRTFGLYRLEVLAALANAVLLGAVAVYVLIEAVRRFGEPPEVLAGPMLVVAVLGLLANIAAFALLRSGAQESINLRGAYLEVLGDLLGSLGVIGAALVIAVTDWWWADPLVAVAIGLFILPRTWRLGRAAVRILVQAAPEHLQVTAVHDRLTAVPGVAEVHDLHVWTLTSGMDVASAHLTTDPGAEVATVLAAARAALHEDFSIDHATLQIEPGASAGACGPTGW; encoded by the coding sequence GTGGGCGCAGGTCATGACCACAGCGCTGCGGTGGCCAACGCGGCGCACCGGCACTCCGGTCGGCTCTGGGCGGCGTTCGCGCTGCTCGCCGTGCTGATGGTGGTCGAGGCGGTGGCCGCTGTCACGACCGGCTCGCTCGCGCTGCTCTCCGACGCCGGCCACATGTTCACCGACGTGCTCGGCATCGGCATGGCGCTCGCGGCGATCACCGCCACCCGACGCGCCCGGACCGACCCGCAACGCACGTTCGGGCTCTACCGGCTGGAGGTGCTCGCCGCACTGGCCAACGCGGTGCTGCTCGGCGCCGTCGCGGTCTACGTCCTGATCGAGGCGGTACGCCGGTTCGGTGAGCCGCCGGAGGTGCTCGCCGGACCGATGCTGGTGGTGGCCGTGCTCGGCCTGCTCGCCAACATCGCCGCGTTCGCGCTGCTGCGCTCCGGCGCCCAGGAGAGCATCAACCTGCGCGGCGCGTACCTGGAGGTGCTCGGCGACCTGCTCGGCTCGCTCGGGGTGATCGGCGCCGCGCTGGTCATCGCGGTCACCGACTGGTGGTGGGCCGACCCGCTGGTCGCGGTGGCGATCGGCCTGTTCATCCTGCCGCGCACCTGGCGGCTCGGCCGGGCCGCGGTGCGCATCCTGGTGCAGGCCGCGCCGGAACACCTTCAGGTGACCGCCGTGCACGACCGGCTGACCGCCGTGCCCGGCGTGGCGGAGGTGCACGACCTGCACGTCTGGACGCTCACCTCCGGGATGGACGTGGCCTCGGCGCACCTGACCACCGATCCGGGCGCGGAGGTCGCCACCGTGCTGGCCGCCGCCCGGGCCGCGCTGCACGAGGACTTCTCGATCGATCACGCCACGTTGCAGATCGAACCCGGAGCGTCCGCCGGTGCCTGTGGCCCAACCGGCTGGTAG